CGCACACGGATATCCTCATACACGCCGCCCTGATTGATGCCGAATAACATCTGATGCTTGTTAATTGTATCTGGAAGACTGTTCAGTCTGTCCATCTCTGCTTTACATCTCTTAAGCCATCTGGTCGTACGGTTCACAGAATTTTCCATATAATCCCGGTCTGCAACACTGGACGGACACTCGTCAAATGCCATCGCAATGGTGGAGGCCAGATTGGACTGGATCTGCATACTCTGCTCCGGTCCCATAAAAATCTTTCTTCCATCGATATGAGAGTTAAAGTATACTCCCTCTTCTTTTATTCTTCTGAGCCCTGCCAGCGAAAACACCTGAAATCCACCGGAATCAGTAAGAATCGGCTTGTCCCACACCATAAACTTATGAAGACCGCCAAGTTTCTTTACGACCTCATCTCCCGGTCTTACATGAAGATGATATGTGTTGGATAATTCAACCTGTGTCCCAATCTCCTGCAGATCTGTTGTTGACACCGCGCCCTTGATTGCCGCAATAGTTCCTACATTCATAAATACAGGGGTCTCAATGACCCCATGTACTGTATGTAATCTTCCTCTTTTGGCAAGACCATCTGTCTTTAATAATTCATACATGATCTTTCCCTCTCTTTTTCTTTTTTTAATAATGACATACTACCGGGCATCCATCCGGAATCAGGTCATAAAGTGCCGCCGCTTTATCTTTCGGCATATTAACACAGCCATGTGAACCGTGACTTAAATATCTGTTGCCTCCAAATGAAGACTGCCATGTTGCATCGTGGAATCCGATACCTCCATTAAATGGCATCCAGTAAGCAACCGGTGTCTCGTACTCGTAAGTTCCATCTGGTTTCTTTGTTCCGCGAAGTGTCTTATTTTTTGACTTGTATGCCAAAGAATAGGTTCCCTGCGGTGTCGCATTTCCCTTGTTCGGATTACCTGTTACAATATCGGTCTCCAGCGCAATCTGTCCGTCTTTAATAAACCACATATGCTGCGTGGTAAGATCGACTTCTGCATATGTATTTCCCATATCCATTGCAGTATGGTTGGCTGCACGACTGGAATATTCCGGCTCTCTTGTTACAGTCTCAGCATTCTGGATATTGGCGATCAATGCATCATACTCTGCATCCTGATTGATTTTCCAGCCATAACCGCCACCTTCAACTGTGACAGTATTGCCTGTTGCAGTTGTAAACTGACGCGGTTTTCCTTTCGTATTATATTTTGTTGCAAGAGCAGCAATATACTCTTTTACTGCTTCCTGATTAAATGTAACGTTCATATCTGCATCCACAATCACCCACTGTGAAATGACAGATGCATCTACCACTTCTGTATTCGGATTAAAGTCATATGTAACATTCGCTCCAAGATAGCTGTTCATGGTATCCTTTGCTGCCACTACTTCCTGGGAATCTGATAAAAATCTCGGTTTGATATAGCAGTTCGTATCTGTCAGATTCAAGGTATCCTGGAATCCTTCTATCGACTCTCTGATATCTTTATTAAATGTCTCTGTATCAATCTGCGTACCAATGACCTCTGGCACGACCACAAACTCTGTATTCTGGAATTCTGGATGCGCATCTACAGAAGCCACCTGATTCTCTTCTTTCAGGCAATTCAAACTCTCAATACGCCTTGCAAGTGCATTCTCATCATACTTCACTCCAATCTTTGCCTCAATCACCGGCTTCTCCCACAGAGATGTAATCCAAAGAAACTTGTTCTGCTTCTTTGCCAACTCTTTAACTTCATCTCCCGGCACATATTCCAAAGAAATCTCGCTTCCTGTAATCTGTTCACTGTCGCCGTCAGATTCCTGAAGTGTCAAAGTATAATCCGCAACCTGTTGTTCCATATATTTTTCCACCTGTGCAACACTCTTCAATGCAAAATTATTACCATTGATCGTTGTGTTGAACATAAAATGACTGTCAAAGTAAAACGCCATGCCAACATAAGCAACTACCAGAACTGCTAAGATCACACCAAACGTGATACCTACCTTCTTGCCAATGCCGCCTCTCTTTGGTTTCTCATCTTCATCTTCGTCCAGAGATACAAAGTCTGTCTCGAAATCTTCATCGTCATTATAATCTACGTCAAACTCGTCTCTGCCTTCTTCTACTACTTCTTCTTCGTACTCGTTTTTCTTCTTTTTTCCAAACATGTTCGTCAAACTCCCCTTTTCTAGTTCACACGCTATCATTATAATATGCACTCTTCTAAAAGTACAGAGCTAATTCACGAAAAATTCTTGAAGAATTTATTAAGATTGTTTTATAATAAAAAGAAATCTATAACAAAACCTATGACATCAAAGGAGAAATTGACATTATGGCTGGATCAACTTATGGAACATTGTTCCGTATCACCACATGGGGAGAATCTCACGGACCTGCAATCGGTGTTGTGATCGACGGGTGTCCTTCAGGACTTTCCTTAAGTGAAGAAGATATACAAAAACAGCTCGACCGAAGAAAACCTGGACAGAGTAAATTTACAACGAAGAGAAATGAAAGCGACACTGTCCAGATTCTCTCCGGTGTTTTCGAGGGTAAGACAACCGGCACACCAATCTCTGTCATTGTCTACAATCAGGACCAGCGTTCCAGAGATTACGGTAAAATTAAAGACTGTTACCGTCCCGGACATGCTGATTATACATTTGATGCAAAATATGGCATCCGCGATTACCGCGGTGGCGGACGTTCTTCTGCCCGTGAAACAATTGGCCGGGTCGCAGCCGGTGCAATTGCAAAAAAAATCCTGGAACAATTAGGAATCGACCTGATTGCCTTTACCCGTTCTATTGGAGATATCTGTATTCCTGAAACGGAATATCGTTATGAAGATATTGCCGAAAATATGTTATATATGCCAAATAATGCTTATGCAAAAAAAGCTTCCGATTATCTGGAATCCTGCATGAAAAATCAGGATTCTTCCGGTGGAATTGTGGAATGCCGCGTAAAAGGCATGCCGGCCGGAATCGGTGAGACAGTCTTTGATAAACTTGACGCTTCTCTCGCAAAAGCTGTCGTTTCCATTGGCGCTGTCAAAGGTGTGGAAATCGGTGACGGATTTGAAGCTTCAAAAAGCCACGGCAGCAGCAACAATGATGCATTTACATGTCAGAATGGTGCCGTTATAAAAAAGACGAACCACGCCGGCGGAATCCTCGGAGGTATGAGTGATGGTTCTGAGCTGATTTTGCGGGCTGCATTTAAACCGACTCCTTCCATCAGCAAGGAACAGCAGACCATCAATACGGCTTTCGAAGATACGACGATTGCCATTACCGGACGTCACGATCCGGTTGTTGTACCAAGGGCTGTTGTTGTTGTAGAATCTATGGCCGCAATCACAATTTTAGACCAGATGATGATAAATATGTCCGCAAAGATGGATGCCTTAGAAGCATTTTACTGTAAAAAATAATAACGTCAAAAAAAGAGAAGTCCTAAGCTTTTACCCTTACGACTTCTCTTTTCAACTCATTTATCTGTACTATAACCCTACTTTTTCCACATCGGATTTTCTTCACACATAGCAATCTGTTCCGGCATGATTGGGAGTTCCCTGAATCGGTGTCCGGTTGCATTATAAATTGCATGAGCAATTGCCGAAAGTGGTGTATTGATCACGACCTCACCGATAGATTTTGCGCCAAATGGACCAGACTTCTCATAGCTGCTCTCAAACTCTACATGAATATGACCGATATCTTCTCTTGTCGGAATCTTATATTGCATGAGAGAATTTTCATAAAGTCTTCCCTTTGCATCATAAGTGATATTCTCCGTCAGTGCCATTCCGATTCCCTGAAGGATTCCGCCCTCAGCCTGAACTCTTGCCAGGTTTGGGTTCACCGGAGTCCCACAGTCAACAGCAGTATAATAATCTATCACTTTTGCCTGTCCGGTCAGAAGATCCACTTCCACATCTGCCACGCCTGCCATAAATGGCGGTGGTGAAGTCGGCTGGCTCATGGTCACAGTCTCTTCCAGAGCAATACTGTTGCCCGCCATAGACGCTGTTGCAATATCAAACAGGGAAACTTCTGTTTTTTTCAGAGTCTTTTCGCCTCTATAGATGACTTTATCACCGTCAAATTCTACTTCTTTCTCATCACATCCAAGCATCTTAGCTCCGACAAGACAAATCTTATCTCTAAGCTTTCTCGCACACAGCTCAGTTGCCTTTCCGGTTACATAAGTCGTACTGGATGCATAAGATCCTGAATCATATGGTGATGCATCCGTATCTGCTCCAAATACAATTACTTTATCAAGCGGACACTCCAATACTTCTGCTGCAATCTGTGCAAGAATCGTATCACAACCTGTTCCCATGTCTGCTGCTGCAATTCGCATAATGTAGAAACCTTCATCATTCAGTTTCAGCGCTGCACTGCCTACATCTAATCCACTGATACAAGATCCCTGCATGGCAAGTCCCATACCAAGAGCACGGACTTTTCCATGTCCTAGTTCGCGAACCGGATAATTCTCATCCCAGTGACTCATCTCTTTCACCTTTGCAATACAACGGTCCAAGGCACAGCTTGTATTTGTCTCACCGTAAAATGCAGGCATGACCTGTCCTTCTTTTACTATGTTCATCTCACGAAGTTTCATCGGATCCATATGGAGTTTTTCTGCCAGTTCATTAACTGCTGTCTCAATGGCAAAAAGTCCCTGTGTTGCACCATATCCACGATAAGCTCCAGAAGACATAACATTCGTATAAACCACGTCGTAAACAAAGCGGAATGCCTCTGCTTTTCCGTAAAGCGGAATAGATTTGTGCCCGGACAGTCCGACTGTTGTCGGTCCATGTTCCCCATAGGCACCTGTGTTAGAAATGGTGTACAGATCAATTCCACGGATAGTTCCATCTTTCATAGCTCCAAGTTTCACATGCATTTCCATCTCATGTCGCGGAGAAGAAGCTGTCATACATTCCTCACGGGTGAAAATAATCTTACTCGGCTTCTTTGTCATCCAGGTCACATATGCCGGATAGACCTCACAGACCGCTGTCTGTTTTGTTCCAAAACCTCCTCCGATACGCGGCTTGCTGACACGTACCTGTGATTTTGGAATATGAAGTGCATTTGCAATGATCCTTCTGCAGTGAAACACAATCTGGGTAGAGCTAAATACATTCAGACGTCCATATGTATCAATGGAACAATATGTACGCATTGTTTCCATCATCGTCTGCTGGCAGGCTTTTGTATGATATACCTGGTCGATGATAATGTCACAGTCTGACAGTACTTGATCAATATCTCCATGTTCACTCGCCTCATGTGCGCACAGATTTCTTTTATTATCTGCTCCTACCGGACAAAGCGCCTCCCAGTTATCTTCCGGGTGCACCAGAATTGGATTATCCAAAGCTTTATGATAATCAAGGATCGGTTCCAACACCTCGTACTGTACCTTGATCATGGAAATGGCTCTGTCCACCGCTTTTTCTGTCTCTCCTGCCACAATCGCAACCGGATCTCCTACAAATCTGACATGACGATCCAGAATCAGACGGTCATATGGACTGGGTTCTGGATAAGTCTGTCCTGCACATGTAAATCTTCGTCCGTTCTGGTCGATATCCTTCCATGTATAGATGGCCTCAATTCCAGGAACTTTCATTGCCTTATCTGTCTGAATCTCCTGCACCACCGCATTTGCATGAGGGGATCTGAGCAGTTTCACGATCAGACAATCTTCCGGGATCATATCATCCATATATACTGGCTGACCGGTCACAAGCTGCATGGCATCTTTTTTTCTGACTGGCTGATTTACAATTTGCATGATACTTCCTCCCCTCTTTTTTCTTTCTTCCAGACAAGGAAATTCTGGATTCCACGAAGCTGTCCCTCATACCCGGAACAACGGCACAGATTCCCTGCCAGATACTCTTTTATCTCTTCCTCATTCGGAAATTCATTTTCACGGAATAATGCCAGTGCATTCATAATCATGCCCGGATTACAGAAACCACACTGCTCTGCTCCCTGGTCTGCAATGAATGCGCCAAACTCTTCCGCTTCTTCCTTAAGCCCTTCAAGCGTTGTGACTTTATGTCCATCTACTCTGGCTGCCAGAATAGAACAGGATAGTACCGGCTTGTCATCTAAAAATACTGTGCAAAGTCCACAACCTGAAGTCTCACATCCACGTTTTACACTTTTACATCCATGCTTTCTTACAAAATCTATAAGAAGCAGGTCCGGTTCGATCTCTTCCTGAATTTTCTTTCCATTAAGTACGATACTAATCTGCATTTCTGTCACCTCCCAGTATACGAAGTGCACGAACGGTCATAACCTCTGCCAGATGGCTTCGATACTCAGCAGTTCCTCGCATATTACTTCCAGTCGGAAGCTTTTCTTTTATCTCTTTGGCAAATGTGTGCATCACTTCTTCTGTAACACTTCCATCTGTCAGCCCCTTCAACAATCCAGCCGCGTCTTCGAACAACATAGCTTTTCCCGGTCTGGCACCGATACTAATACGCATCTTATCAGCAAAGATTGCTGCTGTCAGGTTAAGTGTCGGGAAATCTGTCACTGTATTTCTCACAGACTGATAACAAATATGAACTGGCGTCTTCTTTATTATAATGTGAACCAGAATATCATTGTCTCTTTTAAGTTTCGCAAACTCCTGAATGGACATGATTCCTCCTTTGTAAAGCTCCACATCACAATCTAATGCAAGCAGAAGTGTCAACACATCTGAAAATCCAAATCTGCCGAACAGACTTCCTCCGACTGTTGCAAGATTACGGAACTGTACTCCTACAATATGTCGAAACGCGTCTTTCACTGCGCCTTCTGTATAATGAGACAATCCTTCATGCAATTCCATCTGACGAAGCGTGACCATGCAGCCGATCCTGAACTCCTCTTCTGTCTCTTCAATCTGATCCAACCCAAGTCCAGACAGGTCGATTGCAGTCTGCACATTAGCATCACTCATCTTTACCCAGAGCATACCTCCAATAATCCGGTTCGTGCGCTTCTGGTTCAGCTCCCAGGCTTCTTCCAGGTTTTCTACCTTTTTATAATTCTTGATCTTAATCATAATCTCTCTTCATTCTCCCTGATTTTTCAGAAATTTTAAAATCCATTTTGCATAAATAACCAATTATATTTTACGGAAATATAGGTGATTTGTCAAAACCTGTTTTTTTTCTTCTTTATCCTTCAAAAATCTGATCCAGATTTTCCAGAATTACATCTGCACTGATTGGTTTGGCAATGTGACCATTCATACCAGCCTTGACCGCCTTTTTACGGTCTTCCTCAAAAGCATTTGCAGTCATCGCAATGATTGGGATATTCGCACATTTGTGATTGTTCAGCGTACGTATCTCCCGGGTTGCAGTATAGCCATCCATCTTCGGCATCTGAATATCCATAAAAATCAGATCATATTTCCTGCCTTCTGCTGATGACATGATATTCACAGCATCTGTGCCATCCTCTGCTGTATCCACTTCCAGACCAATTTCTTTCATGATTGCTGTTGCAATCTCGCGATTCAACTCATTATCCTCTACAAGAAGGACTTTTTTACCTGCATAACTCTTTCGGTTTTCCGCCTGAGCCTTCTGTTTTTCATTCTTAAGGAGTTCTCTTTGCGCCTGACTCATCAGAACTTCCCGCAGCTCTGAAAGAAACAACGGTTTCGACACAAATGCAGTTACTCCCGCCTCTCTTGCCTCCTGTTCAACATCTGACCAGTCATAGGCAGTCAGGATAATAATCGGATACTCCTCTCCAACCACCATACGAATCCTGCGTACTGTCTCGATTCCGTTCATATCCGGCATCAGC
The sequence above is drawn from the Dorea formicigenerans genome and encodes:
- the tgt gene encoding tRNA guanosine(34) transglycosylase Tgt; the protein is MYELLKTDGLAKRGRLHTVHGVIETPVFMNVGTIAAIKGAVSTTDLQEIGTQVELSNTYHLHVRPGDEVVKKLGGLHKFMVWDKPILTDSGGFQVFSLAGLRRIKEEGVYFNSHIDGRKIFMGPEQSMQIQSNLASTIAMAFDECPSSVADRDYMENSVNRTTRWLKRCKAEMDRLNSLPDTINKHQMLFGINQGGVYEDIRVRHAQEISELDLDGYAVGGLAVGESHEEMYRILDAVVPYLPQNKPTYLMGVGTPANILEAVERGVDFFDCVYPSRNGRHGHVYTNHGKMNLFNAKYELDTRPIEEGCNCPVCRTYSRAYVRHLLKAKEMLGMRFCVLHNLYFYNKMMEEIREAIEAGRYKEYKEEKLRRMAEGE
- a CDS encoding L,D-transpeptidase family protein — its product is MFGKKKKNEYEEEVVEEGRDEFDVDYNDDEDFETDFVSLDEDEDEKPKRGGIGKKVGITFGVILAVLVVAYVGMAFYFDSHFMFNTTINGNNFALKSVAQVEKYMEQQVADYTLTLQESDGDSEQITGSEISLEYVPGDEVKELAKKQNKFLWITSLWEKPVIEAKIGVKYDENALARRIESLNCLKEENQVASVDAHPEFQNTEFVVVPEVIGTQIDTETFNKDIRESIEGFQDTLNLTDTNCYIKPRFLSDSQEVVAAKDTMNSYLGANVTYDFNPNTEVVDASVISQWVIVDADMNVTFNQEAVKEYIAALATKYNTKGKPRQFTTATGNTVTVEGGGYGWKINQDAEYDALIANIQNAETVTREPEYSSRAANHTAMDMGNTYAEVDLTTQHMWFIKDGQIALETDIVTGNPNKGNATPQGTYSLAYKSKNKTLRGTKKPDGTYEYETPVAYWMPFNGGIGFHDATWQSSFGGNRYLSHGSHGCVNMPKDKAAALYDLIPDGCPVVCHY
- the aroC gene encoding chorismate synthase, which codes for MAGSTYGTLFRITTWGESHGPAIGVVIDGCPSGLSLSEEDIQKQLDRRKPGQSKFTTKRNESDTVQILSGVFEGKTTGTPISVIVYNQDQRSRDYGKIKDCYRPGHADYTFDAKYGIRDYRGGGRSSARETIGRVAAGAIAKKILEQLGIDLIAFTRSIGDICIPETEYRYEDIAENMLYMPNNAYAKKASDYLESCMKNQDSSGGIVECRVKGMPAGIGETVFDKLDASLAKAVVSIGAVKGVEIGDGFEASKSHGSSNNDAFTCQNGAVIKKTNHAGGILGGMSDGSELILRAAFKPTPSISKEQQTINTAFEDTTIAITGRHDPVVVPRAVVVVESMAAITILDQMMINMSAKMDALEAFYCKK
- a CDS encoding xanthine dehydrogenase family protein molybdopterin-binding subunit — translated: MQIVNQPVRKKDAMQLVTGQPVYMDDMIPEDCLIVKLLRSPHANAVVQEIQTDKAMKVPGIEAIYTWKDIDQNGRRFTCAGQTYPEPSPYDRLILDRHVRFVGDPVAIVAGETEKAVDRAISMIKVQYEVLEPILDYHKALDNPILVHPEDNWEALCPVGADNKRNLCAHEASEHGDIDQVLSDCDIIIDQVYHTKACQQTMMETMRTYCSIDTYGRLNVFSSTQIVFHCRRIIANALHIPKSQVRVSKPRIGGGFGTKQTAVCEVYPAYVTWMTKKPSKIIFTREECMTASSPRHEMEMHVKLGAMKDGTIRGIDLYTISNTGAYGEHGPTTVGLSGHKSIPLYGKAEAFRFVYDVVYTNVMSSGAYRGYGATQGLFAIETAVNELAEKLHMDPMKLREMNIVKEGQVMPAFYGETNTSCALDRCIAKVKEMSHWDENYPVRELGHGKVRALGMGLAMQGSCISGLDVGSAALKLNDEGFYIMRIAAADMGTGCDTILAQIAAEVLECPLDKVIVFGADTDASPYDSGSYASSTTYVTGKATELCARKLRDKICLVGAKMLGCDEKEVEFDGDKVIYRGEKTLKKTEVSLFDIATASMAGNSIALEETVTMSQPTSPPPFMAGVADVEVDLLTGQAKVIDYYTAVDCGTPVNPNLARVQAEGGILQGIGMALTENITYDAKGRLYENSLMQYKIPTREDIGHIHVEFESSYEKSGPFGAKSIGEVVINTPLSAIAHAIYNATGHRFRELPIMPEQIAMCEENPMWKK
- a CDS encoding (2Fe-2S)-binding protein, translating into MQISIVLNGKKIQEEIEPDLLLIDFVRKHGCKSVKRGCETSGCGLCTVFLDDKPVLSCSILAARVDGHKVTTLEGLKEEAEEFGAFIADQGAEQCGFCNPGMIMNALALFRENEFPNEEEIKEYLAGNLCRCSGYEGQLRGIQNFLVWKKEKRGEEVSCKL
- a CDS encoding FAD binding domain-containing protein, whose protein sequence is MIKIKNYKKVENLEEAWELNQKRTNRIIGGMLWVKMSDANVQTAIDLSGLGLDQIEETEEEFRIGCMVTLRQMELHEGLSHYTEGAVKDAFRHIVGVQFRNLATVGGSLFGRFGFSDVLTLLLALDCDVELYKGGIMSIQEFAKLKRDNDILVHIIIKKTPVHICYQSVRNTVTDFPTLNLTAAIFADKMRISIGARPGKAMLFEDAAGLLKGLTDGSVTEEVMHTFAKEIKEKLPTGSNMRGTAEYRSHLAEVMTVRALRILGGDRNAD